The Sander lucioperca isolate FBNREF2018 chromosome 4, SLUC_FBN_1.2, whole genome shotgun sequence DNA segment GTTGCTTCCTCTTTTAATTAGACAACAGGAAGTGATTCTGCTTTgtgttaaaaacacacacataccaacaaTCATGATCACAATGACACCTctcttattaattattaataatattccACTTCTGCTGCCTACTGATGTTTTGCCTTTAACTTTATCACGTAATGTGATAACCCTGAAATCAGAAGATCTTGAAAATAAACCTCTGCAGTATATATCATCTAGCAAATAAGTTGGTTAGCATGCGTTCCATAATACTGTTACTATAGcaacaattattttattaatttactgCGTTTTCTTGAAGTGGcgtctttctttttgtttaagtGAAAAAGCAAAAGTAGTTTGAGGGACATGTTTCAGTCCTAAGTAACCTTCCTCCAAGAAGATATTCTAACTTGTCTGTAGACAGACTTGAGAAACTGTGAACTGTCCTTTTTTGTGCAAGTTATAGaattacaaagtgaaaaagcccaaagtctacCCCAAAGGAACTTaccatgccctcatactctgcttctgactggctagtagtccttacctaggtactgtcaggacacacccttatactctgcttctgactggctagtagtccttacctaggtactgtcaggacacacccttatactctgcttctgactggctagtagtccttacctaggtactgtcaggacacgcccttatactctgcttctgactggctagaaGTCCTTACCCtggtactgtgcatgtgcgactcccaacaaagatggaacagaagtgagatgcctcactatgtagctaaaacagagagctcaacacacagggtgaaaagaagagctgcagcaatgtgcagtacaacaaaatatggtgttttttcaaaattaaaccatgtaaacctattctggtacaacctctaaatacaattatgaacctgaaaatgagcataatatgaggtctTTAATGAACGAGGCTTCTCAGTGATCTTCAGCAACCTTTCTCTGCTGTTGTTGATGTTGACATTAGATTATTTTGTAAACACTTTGAATTTTAATGTGTGCTATCTTTGTCTGAAAACCTAGAACACATATGCACATACATTAAGACAGCCCGACTAAaagctgtttcctgttttacatTCCTTCACCCAGCTTCTCTCACTGTAGACGTAAAGAATAAACATTGCACAGGTAATGTTACAAGGAGCTGAAATAAAAGTGATTTTATATCATAAAGCTTCTTTCTATTCAGTTCTCCTGTGAGCCCAGTTATTAAAGAGAGTAAAGAagagcagattaatcaatattaCCTTTACAGTTCACGTAAAAGGAGCAGAAAACAAAGTCAAACCTTGTGAGTTGCTTCCTGTGTTAAGATCAACTGTCACCCAGCCTGTCTTTGTGAGAAAAATAGGAAGGGATTCTGCTTCATGTTAACACCCACACACTATCCCACCAGTGTGGACAAACCTGCATCTCTTTTCTTTACAAAACTAAACACTGTCACAAATCAAAAGTGTTGCAGTGCGTGTTAAATCTATATAATTCATAGGAgttatgttatgtttgtttatagTTTTTTCACCTATTGCGTAATGTATGACATCACGGGGGTTGGTTGGTTCCTATTTTCAAATGGACAATAAATCTTTGAACGATATCACGGAGTGGAACCGAAATATTCAAAAGGTGCGTCATACATGATTGTTCCCTGACTCAGCCTCTCAGCGGCTTATACACGTTGCAAAGAAGTCGCTACATAATGATACTACCACATAAAGAGGAACTAGGAAATGtggaaaagtgttaaaaagtgacTGACAGATGGATAATCCAATCACATGCCCTTATCCAAACAGTGTCTAATGATGGCTTCCccctgtgtaacaaaccatctggggCTTCGGGTTAGGGTAACATTTGTCTTTCCACCAGTGATGTTGATAGATTTTAATGTAGGTTGTCATGTAAGTGAGTCCCTGGGAAATTGGGTGGGTCACAGCTTAACttactttttttcacaattaaaatgagtaaaaatatattatgcacacacacatacacacacacacacacacacacacacacacacacacacacacacacacacacacacaaacaaacacactcacaaacacacacagacaacacacgcatacacacacagacaacacacacacacacacacacaaacacagacacacacagacaccacactcccacacacaccacacatacacacacacacacacacacacacacacacacacacacacaccacacacacacacacacacacacacacacacacacacacacacacacacacacttactggtTTACATGTTGGATGAGGAGCAACTTTAAAATAATCACTTGTGGGGACCAGTTTCTAAAGGTGGTAGaggtatgaaaaaaaatcacacacacacacacacacacaggtaacacacacacacacacacacacacccatacacacacacattcacacacacatttactggTTTACATgttgtatgaaaaaaaatcacacacacacacacacacacacacacacacacacaggtaacacacacgcacaggcacacacacacacacacacacacacacacacacacacacacacactagagcctGGATCaggccgaatttttccgtccgaacccggcccaagCCCGACAGAGCTGTGACCGAACCCGGCTCGAGCCCATCAGGCATTATCATATTTATGTACGAGCCCGAcctgagcccgacacagttaaaatctcgttgtttttttttctcatactaatgacacatgtacgtttgtttgtgtggaagcttttattaagcaactggaaggcattcagaaatgtcaacagatgaggtcatcagcgcacacggtgcaacaagctcacgttaataagctgtttcatttaaaatgttcaatgtgttaacctttcctgcttgcctcgattccgaccgtgatcagaaaaccaggggagactcgttacctccagggccgatgTTACATAACgttggggttaaaatcccgtttctggtgagcagattaATGAACTTGattttcagtctggggtttatctcggacaccgcacacactgtgtacaaaacttaaactgattccaccaactctgctccggtcacatctacacgtctgcttcctcttttctctatctctcttctgcccactttacacacacactgagctctcttaaaggagccgcagcaccattttacaacaaatgccttatcacgctgatgtgaccgagcccggcccgaacccgaccatcatttctaaatatctgtccgaacccggcccggcccgtcgggacccgtcgggacccgtcggtcAGTGTGTGTCCATGCCTTAACACACACTGACTGGTTTACATGTTGGATGAGTACCAACTTTAAAATAATCACTTGTGGGGACCAGTTTCTAAAGGTGCTAGAgctatgaaaaaaatcacacacacacacacacacacacacacacacacacacacactccccaaaCACTCTCACaactcttacacacacattcacatgcacaggtaacacatacacacagacacacacacactcacacacccacagacacacacacacacacactcacaaacacgcTCCCCACAGACGCacggtcacacacacaaacacacagacacacatatacacacacacacacacacacacacacacaggtaacacacacaaacacacacacacacacacacacacacactcacacacacaaacacacaaacaccacataaacagcacacacacacacacacacacacacacacacaccaacactccccacactccccacacactctctcacacacacacaaacacacacacacaaaaatacacaaacacacactcacaaatgcagacacacatattTACTGGTTTACATGTTGGATGAGGACCAACTTTAAAATAATCACTTATGGGGACCAGTTTCTAAAGGTGCTAGaggtatgaaaaaaatcacacacaccacacaaacagcacacacacacacacacacacacacacacacacacactccccaaaCACTCTCacaactctcacacacacatacacacacattcacatgcacaggtaacacatacacacacacacacacacacacacacacacacacactcacaaacacgcTCCCtaaaaacgcacacacacacacacaaacacacacacacacacacacactccccaaaCACTCTCacaactctcacacacacatacacacacattcacatgcacaggtaacacatacacacacagacacacacacactcacacatacacacacacacacacacacacacacacacactcacaaacacgcTCCCtaaaaacgcacacacacacacacacaaacacacagacacacatacacacacacacacacacacatacacacacatgcacaggtaacacatacacacacagacacacacactcacacacacacacacacactcacaaacacgctccctaaacacgcacacacacacactcacacacaaacacacacacatacacaccaaatacacagcacacacacacacacacacgcacaggtaacacacacacaaatacacaaacacacacacaaacacagacagcatacatatacacacacacacacacacacacacacgcacgcacaggtaacacacacaaatacacaaacacacacactcacaaacgcagacagcatacatacacacacacacacccacagacactcACAAACACGCTCcttaaacacgcacacacacacacacacacacacacacacacacacacacactcacaaacacgctccccacagacgcacacagtcacacacacacaaacagacagacacacatacacacagacacacaggtaacacacacacacatacacacacacaaaacacacacacacacacacacacacacacacacaacacataaacagcacacacacacacacaccaacactccccacactccccacacactctctctctctcacacacacacacacacacacacacacacacacacacacacacacaaatacacaaacacactcacaaacgCAGACAGCATACTCACACATTTACTGGTTTACATGTTGGATGAGGAccaattttaaaataatctcTTATGGGGACCAGTTTCTAAAGGTGCTAGAgaggtgctacacacacacacacacacacacacactcacaaacatgcTCCCCAAAGacgcacacagtcacacacacacacaggtaacacacacacacatacacacacacaattaatttTTCTCAAACGTGGAGATCTCAAACCCccaaatgttgaacccaaagttgtGCCCTAAACCAGTCTGCTTCTGTGATGTTTCAGGACATATCAGAAACCTGTTTGGTTTAAAGCAGTGGtactcaagcttttttcaataatataccccctttgaacagtgttttgaaaaagacggtagaaagaaggaagtaaggcaataAGGGATCGttcagtatttatggaatggaccaccggaggaaaataggggagggtcatgtcctTTTATtctttgctgaggggagggtcacccaacatttgtattcatgaaaagagcaacatttcaaagtggcttgtttggtgcatatttttctatgtagctctcagtctccgCCTCCCATCAGCaccctagcagatgggtctgaccgcatacgtggTGTTTGTTGGGGGCAGGGagagcactgccccctggtggcttaaacgggtaattgcattgtttaaaaaatgagtggaataattacatttgGCATGACCAggtattttataaatattttaaataacagaaaacaactaaatggtggtaggtaatacatctgatttatTGTACTTCGTTTAAGaatgcttgattctgattggttgggAGGAGGGCATTAACCCGGCAGGTTGCCCGTGGACTGAGCACAGCGTCATCAAATAGTAGATCAATACGccgcttgtattttttttctatcacagaaattttaaacatgaggtccattgtaaaaataaaccttgtttaaaaaagtttctaaaatgtgtcggAAATCTATTGGAGGATCGATACATAGTTTTGCAAGCGAGATACAATGTAGCAACTAAGTTATTAAACTcacgttagtgatcagatgcagccttgtgtggttgctatagaaactaattaacattagctacagttgagctaacgttattcgCCGTAGTTGTAAACattacagtgttttaaaaatggacgAATTCATTGtaaattttaatatatttggagtagggaagacatttgaggactggtTAAAGAGCGACGAGGACGACGGAATGacgaaagaaaaagacaaggccCAGGGTACCCGTTTCCGAGATCTGACAGATGAGGAGCTGCGTACAATTGAAGACGGGGCCCTTGAATCAAACACGAAAAAGGCAACTGCCTTTGCTATCAAGGTTTTCACCGAGTGGAAGAGCCACCAGAAGGATAGACTGACAGTGACAACTGCCTGGACACCTGCAGCGCCGAAGAACCttgtgtggttgctatagaaactaattagctacagctgagctaacgttattGATCGTAGTTCTAAAGGGGACTACTTTTTGAGGCATAATGAACTCAAACAGAGTATACATTTAATAACCATGCAAtacgaataagaaaaagcatttgaattgttttattatgttggcaagcaagaagtagaataaacgggataatcacctcaaggcagggcaataaacagtttgatatgcccgGCTTGTGGAAGGTAAGCCGTCCACAAGCcgggcatatcaaactgtttattgccctgccttgaggtgattatcccttacttcatatactgctttagtaagaaaaatattacctggctgacgatcggagcagcaggacgcaaaaaacgaaaattactgttgcattatgtctggacatcttgccgtgccaaccttgcaataaaggtttcctaaatgccatgtatgtacaTTCAACCCAGTATCACGCCTAAGCGTGTAATACACCCGCTGGTCCACTGGGTTTGGCGTGTCAGTGTCACGGTTTACCTCGCCGAGGCGTGAACACTACACGCATTATGAAGGTACTATACCAGCAGGGGGCGATACTTTTCCTCAATGCCAACAATTCCCCGCGGACCAAAGAGAAGAACAGTATATTCCAACTTCCTTCCCTGCCAGGTAAGATGAAGATACATCGTTGACATATATTAATGTATTTAATTCATTAATTGCTTTTGTTTAAACTGTGTTAGATTGCCCATGAGTGTTGCcatctttatttaatttcgtgGTAGAGAGCCGAAGGTTATTAACGTTAGAGTTGGGAATTGAAGGATTTAGGAAAAAAGTAGCATAAATACGCTAGCTCGTTTTATCATtccaacgttagctagctaaaaggctagctttatatatttttaattcattaatggCTTTTGTTTGAACTTTGATAGACTGCCTATTAGTGTTGccatattaatttaatttaatttggggATAGAGAGCCGAATGTTATTAACGTAATAATTACGTGATTTACATaaataagctaacgttagctcgttTTATTATTCTAACGTTAGCTGAAAGGCTAGCTTGACAGGTCCGACGCGATCTGTCGGAACTGGTCATGTCGTGTCCGGTTGGGTCTATTTAACAATCGTTTAAGCTTATTTTGCGTAATTTTAATAATCCTGTAAAGTGTTGTAAACATAGTTTTAGCCTACGTTACCTCTGACATTACGTGCATTCGTGAACTGTACCGTTAGAGCTTTGTAATACTGAGCTCAAATACCAAACGTTACTGTCCCTTATTTTGCTAATATTCATGCAGTTTACATGTTGAATATTACAAAATACAAGTTGTTTACATTATGCAACATCTGCATCATggttatcttttttttattttgatacagTTCTctattttttatgtgagaaattcATGCATGCTGCAAGATAAATaaccatgttttgtttttgttttcctctctttAACAGCTCCTGTTACCAACCACCCTTCTCCCTGTTACCTCCACCTCTACAGTACCTCCTTTATTAATCAACCAacggctcttttaagagccactCCTATTATATTcatcacaaacacagacacacaacacagacacacacaaacacacacacacacacacacacacacacacacacacacacacacacacacacacacacagacattctgtctctctctctctctctctctctctctctctctctctctctttgtctctctttgtctctctctttgtctcgcGCTTGCGCCAGCACTGCGATCTCATCTAGAAGGCCTACTGTCTTCAAGTAAGTATTGTCATTCTATTCCTTCTTTTGTATTTCACATTACTGTCTTACTGTCCAAAACACACAGTGCCTGAACATTTGAACGTGCCTATGGCATTCTTTCTTTCTGACAATGTTTTTGTCTCACTTATACAACATAGTATTGTTGAAATGGCTGATCAGCAAGATAACTGGGAAGCAGAAGATGCTATTTTCCTTGCTGATATGCTTCTGGCTCAAGAAAAAGTAAGACCGTAATCTTGCCATATTGGTGATGATACTAAAGTGTGGGAATTAGAGAGTGATATTTGTATAACTGTATTTCAGTGTTGTCATACAATGcttcttctttcttcctttctttctttctttcttcaatCTTTCTGCCATCCAAGGAAAAGAAAGCCAAGGGCGAAGCAGACTCTGCTACAGGCAGTACTTTTCAGGTCCGATGGGTGGAAAGAAATGCTGAAGGAAGTCCACTGCTAAAAAGGAGCAGAAGCGGAGAGACACGGAATCGTGCTTCAGCTACAGGTAGTCTTCCAAGATTATTTTTGATTACTGATCTCAAGAATCGGAATTAACTTAAGTACTGTGTCCATTCGATCCAATATGTAGTTTGGTATTTCATAGCTAAGCCTTatgtaattacattttgtttttgtttctttttataaCATTGACAACAAAAATAGGGggtgtttcttttattttgtctaCGATATTAATAGGGTTTCTGTTTCCTATTTTTGATAATTTTGTCCTTTTAAATATGTTAAACTGTGCCATTAGAAAGACCACATGGTGGATCTTTCATGTATGTTTTGACTTCatctatttttaaatgtatattttaaactAGGACTATAAATGCATTCTGCAATGTTAACTTTAATGTCAACTACTGCTAAACTAATCCAAAGATGTTAAATGGAAGTGAAGCAGTCCTGGTCAGGTTCATATTATATTGAATGTAACTAATATTGATTTACATGTAACATTTCCGTATTATAGCCTGAAGTCATCAAacaaacattgtatttttatgCCAAATACAGCCTGTTTCTATCTATCTTTTTAGTTTCCGTGGTTCCCAGTGAGGACTCTACTCCTTTTGAGTCAGCTGAGGAGGTTCTCACAGTGACCCAGTCAGACTCCTCTCAACAGTTATTTGGTAAGATGAAACCCTACTGTAATTAAGCAAGTTGGTAAAAAGCATGAAAGGTgaaaagatgtttgttttattttatctgtttttcagagagtgagatgaacaaactgCAGGACATTCTGCAGACCTCAGAAGATATTGCAGATGCAAGTGGACATCCTTCCACCTCCACATCATGGGGCTTGCACCAATCTGCAGCCCAAGATGAGTGGCGGAAAGCGAGGTCTTATCATCTGAGCTCCTTGTTGTCCTGCAATGTGGTTCCAGAGAACAACTGCAGCCACTGCACATCTCCTGCCATCATTCGATGCAGAGACTGCATGCCAGAGGAGTGGCTGTGTACGGAGTGTGACATACACATCCACAAAAAACGCACACTCCATAACAGGGAGTCCTGCATTGGGGGAATTTACAAGCCCATAGAGCCAACAGTGTGCTGCGTAAAGCAAGATGGCGGATATACACTGGTCAATCAAGGTAGTGCTTTGATCTTTTTGGTAAAGTGGTTGAAGTTGTGtccttgtttttattaaaattttaatttaataaaaataataataataataattgtttaAAGCTTCTCACTATTTATTGAACTTCTCTTTTCAGTATGTCTTTTGCCTACAGTGAGACCTGTCCAGTTGTGCATGTGTGATCCTGCAACCATAACAGAATCAGCTGGTAGAGCAATAATTATGGTTTGCATAAATGGTAtgaactatggctttttatatatatatttttcttgtcCAGTCCAGAGGTATTGTCACAACATAACCATGCATTAAATTtactacttttttctttttataggtCGGTATGATTTGCACTTGCCAAACCTATCTTGCAAATTATGTCTGGCACAGTGGACACCTGACATGAGCGACCTCATACGCAGTGGGTATTGGCCAGCATCTGTGAATGCTGACACATTGTTTTCAGTGGATGTCTTCACTTCATTTGAAGAGATGAAAACTGTGGCTCCCAGTTTGTCGCGTCAGGGTTTTTTGAGGATGTTGGAGAAGAGGACCTGTCAATTTGGAAGGGTAAGATCAGCGTGGATAATAGTTGCCTCAAGTAAAGATATTTTAGAGCTActtaatttgactttttttttactaattcACCTGCAAATGTATAGGCTGGCAAAATCCATGGAGACATATTCCAAAGGAGTTATTTGGAGTACACATTCTGCCAGTACCACTGTGAGAATATGGCCAGTGTACAGCACTTCACCTGCCCGGCATGTACACCCAACATGATAGCTCTTTGCGCAGATGGCAACAGAAAGCAGTACCGATTTCGACAGTCAAAAGGGTTAGTTGTTTTACACTTAGTAAAATGAACTGAACAAGTAATGTCTTACACTGAACAagatcttttttcttattttatttaggTCAGAGCAACCGTATTTTGACGGTACTTTCATCGCCAAGGACGCTGAAGTACAGCATTTTGTTGAGGAGATCAGGAGTAAAATGAAAAGTGTtagttaaatatttatatattgtttttgcagTGTATGGCTTAAAACTTGAAATGTAGGATTTCCATTACAAATTAGTTATTTCTTCCCTCAAGACCAGATGGTGTCCGCTTAAATGGAACAGACTAGTATCTCCCAACCAGCAATTTGAGCAATATGTTGCATCTCATCCAAGTAATTTTGGGTTTGAAATTGGGTATGTGTGGTGACATCCAAAGTGGCTAGATTTCGGTAACATGTAGCGAGTATgcatgtttttgtcaccttgTTTGCTTAGCTGGAGTAGGGTTAAGTGAAAGATGCATTTTCTGAAGCTCCTTGAGCCCTGACAAAACATCCAGTTGTATTTTGAAAGTAAATATTTAATGTCTCCAATCATTATAAAGATGCTCTTTGGTGTAATGTAACCTGACTCCATGGTCCTGATGGATAAAGTAATTACATAggatcattttttttgtttctgttataAGCATAACTATTTTGTCATGCAGACTGCCGGCAGAGGAATCTGTGGAGCCAGTCAGTGGTCTGCTGCACGTGAGACTGCCAGAAGAGCTAGTAAACTGGATGAAGAGGGCATTGAGGTAGTTGTTTGCCGACACGGAGTGCTATTGAAGGCCCTCAACATGTATAGGGGGGAAATATTTGCTTATCCGCTGTTCCTGCAAAAGGAGCTTCAGGCAGCCACAAATGGACAGTTCTTTTGCACGGATATTGCTTGCAAGTATTGGCCCTACCTTGAAAAGTTGTCGGTCTCCATGTCAGAACTCAGACCTTTACTGCAGATGAAGCCATTCCTTTCTGTCATGCATGCCAAGGCCCATTCAACCAAGTGTGAGGTACTACATGGTCTTTatcatacaattttaaatgGTAACTTTTGTGTATAATACATAtgattataaaataaatgtccACACTGATTTGTTAGATAATCTGGAGTGGCAAAAACCAAGAGGGTGCTGGCACAACTGCAGGGGAGGAGGTTGAAATGGTTAACAGCTACCTTTCTCGTTGTGCCCTCACAACCAAGTACATGACAAAATCTGGTAAGTCAACCTACTCTTTGTGTAAGATGAAACTCTTAATAATACCCTATGACAATACATCAATAAAACTGTTACATTTATCTAAAAATTAAAGCTCAACTGTGAAGGATTTGATTAACTGAAAAACGATGACCATTAATGGGACTTTCCTCCATCACTTTATTCATTATGTTAAAAAGCCAGGAATGACATGTTAACAGTCCATGCTATTGGATGGAACCGACGGAAGCAGGATGGCCTTCATCTGGCATTATCCAGCAGATACGTCAAGGTATTGACCAGCTAACATGAGACATGATCAGGTTTACTGACCATATTCATATAAAAACAATGTCCTGTTTGACCAATGTG contains these protein-coding regions:
- the LOC116048146 gene encoding uncharacterized protein LOC116048146 isoform X3, with the protein product MADQQDNWEAEDAIFLADMLLAQEKEKKAKGEADSATGSTFQVRWVERNAEGSPLLKRSRSGETRNRASATVSVVPSEDSTPFESAEEVLTVTQSDSSQQLFESEMNKLQDILQTSEDIADASGHPSTSTSWGLHQSAAQDEWRKARSYHLSSLLSCNVVPENNCSHCTSPAIIRCRDCMPEEWLCTECDIHIHKKRTLHNRESCIGGIYKPIEPTVCCVKQDGGYTLVNQVCLLPTVRPVQLCMCDPATITESAGRAIIMVCINGRYDLHLPNLSCKLCLAQWTPDMSDLIRSGYWPASVNADTLFSVDVFTSFEEMKTVAPSLSRQGFLRMLEKRTCQFGRAGKIHGDIFQRSYLEYTFCQYHCENMASVQHFTCPACTPNMIALCADGNRKQYRFRQSKGSEQPYFDGTFIAKDAEVQHFVEEIRSKMKSTAGRGICGASQWSAARETARRASKLDEEGIEVVVCRHGVLLKALNMYRGEIFAYPLFFCTDIACKYWPYLEKLSVSMSELRPLLQMKPFLSVMHAKAHSTKCEIIWSGKNQEGAGTTAGEEVEMVNSYLSRCALTTKYMTKSARNDMLTVHAIGWNRRKQDGLHLALSSRYVKTCEKAEAESQRLEDLSNQLGCPDNMVHQWVHDVREWASDDSAGTRCDDQQPLQESIEEMFLAVHHRKASLYNQTDSNKIRQLRRRKLGEEKKKLFEKIKLYNEQVADEERILEDKVESRLSVVGGDSGADCLIRPWEVHSRGSSNILTKKKIFDVYMSKVRLQEEKIILMREMRQHCTYLRKLAWSLRKMMSEMSSGRNSGSLSEEGHRGLLCLHQKRLADVEEKFQVVSSRYSQALGPNAASLLEDGPEDIPEDDKEHVYESSDESDFEAV
- the LOC116048146 gene encoding uncharacterized protein LOC116048146 isoform X4, with amino-acid sequence MADQQDNWEAEDAIFLADMLLAQEKEKKAKGEADSATGSTFQVRWVERNAEGSPLLKRSRSGETRNRASATVSVVPSEDSTPFESAEEVLTVTQSDSSQQLFESEMNKLQDILQTSEDIADASGHPSTSTSWGLHQSAAQDEWRKARSYHLSSLLSCNVVPENNCSHCTSPAIIRCRDCMPEEWLCTECDIHIHKKRTLHNRESCIGGIYKPIEPTVCCVKQDGGYTLVNQVCLLPTVRPVQLCMCDPATITESAGRAIIMVCINGRYDLHLPNLSCKLCLAQWTPDMSDLIRSGYWPASVNADTLFSVDVFTSFEEMKTVAPSLSRQGFLRMLEKRTCQFGRTAGRGICGASQWSAARETARRASKLDEEGIEVVVCRHGVLLKALNMYRGEIFAYPLFLQKELQAATNGQFFCTDIACKYWPYLEKLSVSMSELRPLLQMKPFLSVMHAKAHSTKCEIIWSGKNQEGAGTTAGEEVEMVNSYLSRCALTTKYMTKSARNDMLTVHAIGWNRRKQDGLHLALSSRYVKTCEKAEAESQRLEDLSNQLGCPDNMVHQWVHDVREWASDDSAGTRCDDQQPLQESIEEMFLAVHHRKASLYNQTDSNKIRQLRRRKLGEEKKKLFEKIKLYNEQVADEERILEDKVESRLSVVGGDSGADCLIRPWEVHSRGSSNILTKKKIFDVYMSKVRLQEEKIILMREMRQHCTYLRKLAWSLRKMMSEMSSGRNSGSLSEEGHRGLLCLHQKRLADVEEKFQVVSSRYSQALGPNAASLLEDGPEDIPEDDKEHVYESSDESDFEAV
- the LOC116048146 gene encoding uncharacterized protein LOC116048146 isoform X2, with the protein product MADQQDNWEAEDAIFLADMLLAQEKEKKAKGEADSATGSTFQVRWVERNAEGSPLLKRSRSGETRNRASATVSVVPSEDSTPFESAEEVLTVTQSDSSQQLFESEMNKLQDILQTSEDIADASGHPSTSTSWGLHQSAAQDEWRKARSYHLSSLLSCNVVPENNCSHCTSPAIIRCRDCMPEEWLCTECDIHIHKKRTLHNRESCIGGIYKPIEPTVCCVKQDGGYTLVNQVCLLPTVRPVQLCMCDPATITESAGRYDLHLPNLSCKLCLAQWTPDMSDLIRSGYWPASVNADTLFSVDVFTSFEEMKTVAPSLSRQGFLRMLEKRTCQFGRAGKIHGDIFQRSYLEYTFCQYHCENMASVQHFTCPACTPNMIALCADGNRKQYRFRQSKGSEQPYFDGTFIAKDAEVQHFVEEIRSKMKSTAGRGICGASQWSAARETARRASKLDEEGIEVVVCRHGVLLKALNMYRGEIFAYPLFLQKELQAATNGQFFCTDIACKYWPYLEKLSVSMSELRPLLQMKPFLSVMHAKAHSTKCEIIWSGKNQEGAGTTAGEEVEMVNSYLSRCALTTKYMTKSARNDMLTVHAIGWNRRKQDGLHLALSSRYVKTCEKAEAESQRLEDLSNQLGCPDNMVHQWVHDVREWASDDSAGTRCDDQQPLQESIEEMFLAVHHRKASLYNQTDSNKIRQLRRRKLGEEKKKLFEKIKLYNEQVADEERILEDKVESRLSVVGGDSGADCLIRPWEVHSRGSSNILTKKKIFDVYMSKVRLQEEKIILMREMRQHCTYLRKLAWSLRKMMSEMSSGRNSGSLSEEGHRGLLCLHQKRLADVEEKFQVVSSRYSQALGPNAASLLEDGPEDIPEDDKEHVYESSDESDFEAV